One Hyla sarda isolate aHylSar1 chromosome 11, aHylSar1.hap1, whole genome shotgun sequence genomic window carries:
- the LOC130295945 gene encoding protein kinase C delta type-like, translated as MRFWNMGSSNHHQEALNSKGGRKRRREELSPSEPLKKKPRLDIKDGGRKRKRPDNSLDGPAKKIRKCGSQAEVQDKEPRPGPSGDYSAGNDTITKSRFTYESYIGKGGFGQVLKVKDEVLNKTLAVKIVEEGSSASARRRIDVEKEVLQLAAGSPFLIHCYLTIPFEKKWCFFMDFASGGDLHGLLKKKGCLPTADATFYAAEITSGLQFLHGKGFIHRDIKPENILIDCTGHLRISDFGLALKQTEGITGYAGTRGYVAPEVIARKVYNIAADWYSFGVVIFQLTTGQERLKCKISELSQYQLDSSVEAILKELLNEEPKERLGYQGCIRSHPFFRDIDWAKLDEVKLPPPFIPSMPS; from the coding sequence ATGCGTTTTTGGAATATGGGGTCTTCAAATCACCACCAAGAAGCCCTGAATTCAAAGGGAGGGAGAAAAAGGCGTAGAGAGGAGCTATCACCATCAGAGCCCCTGAAAAAGAAGCCACGTCTGGACATAAAGGACGGtggaagaaaaaggaaaaggCCAGATAACAGCCTGGATGGACCAGCCAAGAAGATCCGAAAATGTGGATCACAGGCTGAAGTACAGGACAAAGAGCCCAGACCAGGACCAAGCGGTGACTACTCTGCAGGCAATGATACCATCACCAAGAGTAGGTTTACCTACGAGTCTTATATCGGAAAGGGCGGCTTTGGACAAGTGTTAAAAGTCAAGGATGAAGTCTTAAATAAGACGCTAGCAGTTAAAATTGTGGAAGAAGGCTCCTCAGCATCGGCAAGAAGAAGGATTGATGTAGAGAAAGAAGTTTTACAACTTGCTGCAGGTAGCCCTTTCTTAATACACTGTTATTTGACAAttccatttgaaaaaaaatggtGCTTTTTTATGGACTTTGCCTCTGGGGGAGATCTACATGGCCTCCTGAAAAAGAAAGGATGTCTCCCTACTGCCGATGCCACATTCTACGCAGCCGAAATTACATCTGGCCTGCAGTTTCTTCATGGCAAAGGCTTTATCCACAGGGACATAAAACCGGAGAACATTCTCATAGACTGCACTGGCCACTTACGCATCAGCGACTTTGGCCTTGCCCTAAAACAAACAGAGGGTATCACAGGATATGCGGGAACCCGTGGATATGTAGCCCCAGAGGTTATCGCAAGAAAAGTATACAACATTGCAGCAGATTGGTACTCCTTTGGGGTAGTTATCTTCCAGTTAACAACAGGACAAGAACGCCTCAAGTGCAAAATCTCTGAACTGTCACAATATCAACTTGACAGCAGTGTTGAAGCCATTTTAAAGGAGCTGCTGAATGAAGAGCCAAAGGAAAGACTGGGATATCAGGGCTGCATAAGATCACACCCCTTTTTTAGAGACATTGACTGGGCAAAACTGGATGAAGTGAAATTACCACCACCGTTCATACCATCAATGCCCAGCTAA